One genomic window of Branchiostoma lanceolatum isolate klBraLanc5 chromosome 5, klBraLanc5.hap2, whole genome shotgun sequence includes the following:
- the LOC136435103 gene encoding tetratricopeptide repeat protein 28-like → MDDRLKSTKSAPLSRVKKHQGPGTGPELELVPSVSSLQLGEDREPQEGRSFRVDPESGYITVSRPTVPTVHTEPTPDEIQDAQSTIDDLQTELSAAEEAGNSALQFDINCKIGDLYWHKLQKPNKAVMYYEEMLTSAQEMHDKTKEAITYNKMAVALDVSGKHKDAMWNHERMMELEKATGNKDGISACHANIASSLLKSGNVPEAVTHYESVMELAKEKNNKQQQLELAQTLGSLYHKKLRDPKTAFKYYTQQLKLAEELNDRKAMIQACNIMGDMHMMEAKDRKAALKYYKHMLHYAEKTNDEENMALSYNRIGTVYGAMGEHVTALLWHQKDLRIRKKQEEEDDMAKCIAHRNAGLTYIILGNYDHAKSNYESATGLSPKSGSLLLQCMTTLELGQLHQGQMGDPHTALWYYTQLLTLAEEMQDKAKVATAYRLVGMANDETGDQQSAIDWYQKTLRTWRSIDNKEGQLAAHKSIAKASMALEKFADTKQHYESAMALADGLGNKGQTKQLLLLLGDLLRDDLNDPQAAAKRYTQLLKLTEELQDKSGILLSYTRLGDLYRDKIADPNTAAKYYKEMVTVSEEAQDKNKAVVAYSRLGDLYREVLNDPEVAIKYYERVLVVSEELKEPVKMALACSRLGDLHREGVGNPQKAVEYYKQMLALAEETEDKEKVALAYNRLGLTHGMMGKYEDAVDWQEKNLQLREEMGDKLKQVAAQMNLAASIKKLGNPKKAKFHYTAAMAHAVETGNRERQCSLAMHLGDLYREEFKEQKKAMKFYQQMLSMAEKLDLKDDIALAFSKMGLVYQAVEEYEQAVEFHQKHLMIKQGHGDKEGQMIGQQNMADCYTSWGKYEQAATLYGTALAFAKELEDKQQQRDIIMKLGDLHLDKRKKPQKALEYYMELRDMAEEMKDNVKLAVAYNRMGLAHDELGDHNEGNKWHQLAKKLKE, encoded by the exons atggatgaCAGACTGAAGAGTACAAAATCAGCCCCACTCTCAAGAGTGAAAAAACACCAGGgcccagggacaggaccagagCTGGAGCTGGTGCCGTCTGTGTCATCCCTACAGCTGGGAGAAGACAGGGAACCTCAGGAGGGGAGGAGCTTCAGGGTGGATCCTGAGTCAGGCTACATCACAGTCAGCAGACCCACTGTTCCCACAGTCCACACTGAACCCACACCAG ATGAGATCCAAGATGCCCAGTCCACCATTGACGATCTTCAAACAGAGCTGTCGGCTGCAGAGGAGGCTGGCAACAGTGCCTTACAGTTCGACATCAACTGCAAGATAGGAGACCTGTACTGGCACAAGCTCCAGAAGCCAAACAAAGCCGTCATGTACTATGAAGAGATGTTAACGTCAGCTCAAGAGATGCACGACAAGACGAAGGAGGCCATAACTTACAACAAGATGGCCGTGGCCCTGGATGTCTCAGGGAAACACAAGGATGCTATGTGGAACCATGAAAGGATGATGGAACTAGAGAAGGCAACAGGGAACAAGGACGGGATCTCTGCCTGCCACGCCAACATAGCCTCCTCCCTGCTGAAATCAGGCAACGTCCCTGAGGCTGTGACACACTACGAGTCTGTCATGGAGTTGGCAAAGGAAAAGAACAATAAGCAACAGCAGCTGGAGTTAGCCCAGACTCTTGGCAGTCTGTACCACAAGAAGTTAAGGGACCCCAAAACAGCCTTCAAGTACTACACACAGCAGCTGAAGCTGGCAGAGGAGCTGAATGACAGGAAGGCGATGATTCAAGCATGCAACATCATGGGGGACATGCATATGATGGAAGCCAAGGACAGGAAAGCTGCACTGAAGTATTACAAACACATGCTGCACTACGCTGAAAAGACAAATGATGAGGAAAACATGGCTCTATCCTATAATAGGATAGGGACGGTGTATGGAGCAATGGGAGAGCACGTTACTGCTTTACTATGGCACCAGAAAGACCTGAGGatacgaaaaaaacaagaagaggAAGATGACATGGCAAAATGCATTGCACACAGAAATGCTGGGCTGACGTACATAATCTTGGGAAACTATGATCATGCAAAGTCCAACTATGAATCTGCTACGGGCCTATCTCCTAAGTCAGGCAGCTTACTGCTCCAGTGCATGACGACCCTGGAGCTGGGACAactgcaccagggacagatggGGGATCCGCACACGGCACTCTGGTACTACACACAGCTCCTCACACTGGCTGAGGAAATGCAGGACAAAGCGAAGGTTGCAACAGCCTACAGACTGGTGGGAATGGCAAACGATGAGACAGGAGACCAGCAATCAGCCATAGACTGGTACCAGAAAACTCTGCGTACTTGGAGGAGCATCGACAACAAAGAGGGGCAGCTCGCAGCACACAAGAGCATCGCCAAGGCCAGCATGGCCCTGGAGAAGTTTGCAGACACAAAACAACACTACGAATCTGCTATGGCACTAGCAGACGGCCTTGGCAACAAGGGACAGACAAAACAGCTGCTCTTGTTGCTAGGAGACCTCCTGAGGGATGACCTCAATGATCCACAAGCAGCAGCGAAGCGATACACACAGTTGTTGAAGTTAACCGAGGAGTTGCAAGACAAGTCAGGAATATTATTGTCCTACACAAGGCTGGGTGATTTGTACAGAGACAAGATAGCTGACCCTAACACAGCGGCAAAATACTACAAGGAGATGGTAACAGTGTCAGAAGAAGCACAGGACAAAAACAAGGCAGTGGTGGCCTACAGCAGACTGGGCGATCTCTACAGAGAGGTACTTAACGATCCAGAGGTGGCAATCAAGTACTACGAGAGGGTCCTTGTAGTGTCTGAGGAGTTAAAGGAGCCAGTGAAGATGGCCCTGGCATGCAGTAGGCTGGGAGACCTACACAGGGAGGGTGTAGGCAACCCACAAAAAGCTGTGGAGTACTACAAACAGATGCTGGCTCTTGCAGAAGAGACAGAGGACAAGGAGAAGGTGGCACTCGCTTACAACAGACTCGGTCTGACCCATGGCATGATGGGGAAGTATGAAGATGCCGTAGACTGGCAGGAGAAGAACCTGCAACTGAGAGAGGAGATGGGAGACAAACTGAAGCAGGTTGCTGCTCAAATGAACCTTGCGGCTTCCATCAAGAAACTTGGAAACCCCAAGAAAGCCAAGTTCCACTACACCGCAGCCATGGCCCACGCTGTGGAGACAGGGAACAGGGAGAGGCAGTGTTCTCTTGCCATGCATCTGGGAGATTTGTACAGAGAAGAGTTCAAAGAACAGAAGAAAGCTATGAAGTTCTACCAGCAGATGCTGAGCATGGCCGAGAAGCTGGACTTGAAGGACGACATAGCTCTGGCGTTCAGCAAGATGGGGCTGGTGTACCAAGCCGTGGAGGAGTATGAGCAGGCAGTGGAGTTTCACCAGAAGCACCTCATGATTAAACAGGGTCACGGGGACAAGGAGGGTCAGATGATAGGACAACAGAACATGGCAGACTGTTACACATCGTGGGGGAAGTACGAACAGGCTGCCACGCTGTACGGGACAGCCCTGGCCTTCGCCAAGGAGCTGGAGGATAAGCAGCAGCAACGGGACATAATCATGAAGCTGGGAGACCTGCACCTGGACAAGCGTAAGAAACCACAGAAGGCCCTGGAGTACTACATGGAGCTAAGGGACATGGCAGAAGAGATGAAAGACAATGTGAAGCTTGCAGTGGCATACAACAGGATGGGGCTGGCACACGACGAACTGGGGGACCACAATGAAGGCAACAAGTGGCACCAACTGGCCAAGAAACTGAAAGAATAG